A genome region from Campylobacter concisus includes the following:
- a CDS encoding RDD family protein — translation MAKQKAKIAPIWARAKAFVIDLFIIGMPIFYAITYLVLDGKEAFLHNQIAIFSANSLISLIMCLFFSIKAQTPGYKAQEIYLINLKTGRKLSFFHTILRQICFAFAGFSILGLCLCFFRKDKLNLHDIITHSAAVQRSEG, via the coding sequence TTGGCAAAGCAAAAGGCAAAAATCGCACCTATTTGGGCTAGAGCAAAGGCCTTCGTTATCGATCTTTTTATCATCGGTATGCCGATATTTTATGCGATAACATATCTTGTGCTTGATGGCAAAGAGGCGTTTTTGCATAACCAAATTGCTATTTTTAGTGCAAATAGCTTGATCTCACTTATAATGTGCCTTTTTTTTAGCATAAAAGCACAAACTCCAGGCTACAAAGCACAAGAAATTTATCTAATAAACCTAAAAACCGGTAGAAAACTAAGCTTTTTTCACACCATCTTGCGCCAAATTTGCTTTGCCTTTGCTGGCTTTAGCATACTTGGACTTTGCCTTTGTTTCTTTAGAAAAGATAAACTAAATCTGCACGACATCATCACTCACTCAGCTGCCGTGCAAAGATCAGAGGGGTAA
- a CDS encoding hydroxymethylpyrimidine/phosphomethylpyrimidine kinase has product MKKILIIAGSCNSGTAGLQADIKTCARLNCYSATAVTSLVAETTDAVKSVVCLGPSFVKDQLNTLAEEFSFDAIKIGMLFSEEIMEVVREFLLTQNTKVVVLDPVCVSKSGHKLIKDSAVTKLKELMSLATVTTPNLDEANLLFGDNYKDLPCDVIVKKHISEDSSIDTLYKKDGSLRNFKTPLVNPLVMSGTGCSFSTALACFLAKGKSLEESIQLSKEYVCSIIKESIDTKLGKNRLLWHGAK; this is encoded by the coding sequence ATGAAAAAAATTCTAATCATCGCAGGCTCTTGTAATAGCGGCACAGCTGGGCTTCAAGCAGATATAAAAACATGTGCTAGGCTTAATTGTTATAGTGCAACAGCAGTAACTTCTTTGGTCGCTGAGACTACGGATGCTGTAAAGAGTGTAGTTTGCTTAGGACCTAGCTTTGTCAAAGATCAGCTAAATACGCTTGCGGAAGAATTTAGCTTTGATGCGATTAAGATAGGCATGCTATTTAGTGAAGAGATCATGGAAGTAGTGCGTGAGTTTTTACTAACTCAAAATACCAAAGTAGTAGTGCTTGATCCAGTTTGCGTCTCAAAAAGTGGACACAAGCTTATAAAAGATAGTGCGGTGACAAAGCTAAAAGAGCTAATGAGTTTAGCTACGGTAACTACTCCAAATTTAGATGAGGCAAATTTGCTTTTTGGTGATAATTATAAAGATCTGCCTTGTGACGTCATCGTAAAAAAACATATCAGTGAAGATAGCAGTATAGACACACTTTATAAAAAAGATGGCTCACTAAGAAATTTTAAAACCCCACTTGTTAATCCGCTTGTAATGAGTGGAACTGGTTGTAGCTTCTCAACTGCACTTGCTTGCTTTTTAGCAAAGGGCAAGAGCTTAGAGGAGTCTATACAACTTTCAAAAGAGTATGTTTGCTCTATCATAAAAGAGAGCATAGATACAAAACTTGGTAAAAATCGCCTACTTTGGCATGGAGCGAAGTAA